CACAATAAAAAAATAGAATCTCATAATCCCAACAAAAATACACTATCACACACACCCATACATCATCTTATCTTAAGCTATGAGAATATCCCTGCAGAACTTGCATGGGAGATGAATGTGCCTTTGCCACAATGCGATATGGTGAAATTTGAATCTCATGGCACGGGGAGTGTGTTCAAGCCATTTTTAGAAAAGCTAGGCATTAAGGTTACTCAACATCTTGATGAGAATTATTGTGCTAAATCTGCTTATTGCTCATTTTTTAATGACCTTAATCAAGGTGCTAGGATTCTTGCGATGAGGGATTATCTCTCCGTCATAGATGATAATGCTAAAAAACTTTATGCTCTAATCCCCTCTCCTCAAATCATCTGTCTTAATCAAGTCAGAGATCCTATAAGTATGCTTAGACATTATATGAGTATCAGGAGACTAGGCAAAGCCCCAAGGAGATTCAATCTCACTTTTGATAAGGATTTTATCCTAACCCAACTCGTAGAATACAGCAGTGCAAAAAATCACATAGGATCTAGCTATTATCCTAACCTTAGCGCGACTGAAGATTGGCTTGAGTGTCGCTATATATGCTTCCACGATACACAGCTTTTTAGAGAGCTAGTCAATATTAACGAGAAAAAAGTAAGCTTTATGGATATGTCAGAAATCGTAGGAGAAAAAACCCTACAAACAATGGCAAACTTTGCACAGCTTTTTAATGTCCCTGCTCCCCAAGCAAGCGATAAAGAATTTTTTCTCACAAGATCACATGACTTTGGTTGTTTGTTGCCACTTACACTCTATGTCCATCAGCAAGACTTAGAAAAATTCAACACAAACGATACAGATTCACTGACAAAACAAGGAGGCATCACTATCCATATCCTTAAAAAATTTCACCTTGAAAATAAGCGAGATATAAGTGCTGAAATATTAGGGAATCTGGCACACGATATGGTGCGCATTGCCATTGATAAAAACGATGAAGCGAGATTAAAACAAAATATACCACTCTATCAGCGCACTAAAGAATATTTACAAGACTTTATCCCTAGCCTTATAGAGCAAGACGCAAAAGAAAAAGCAAAAAAACTCACTGAAGAAGATGTCTTAGAACACTTTAAAAAAGATGCGCAATTAAGGGCAAAATGTAAAAATATTTTCGATAAACACTTAGAGCTTATCAAATCTCATCGTCCCGACATTGTAGCTTCATGGAAATATTATCAAGAGTTTGAGAAGCTTAGCATTACAAAACCTCTTGACAAAGACTAGGTATCAAGCGGTATAATTTTGAATCCAGATTCTGTAAGATTTATTTCAATGTTAAGGAGATGTAAATGCTATTAAAAGACAATTTGACACAGGCACAAAATGGAGAGAGAATCACTGCCAAAGGCTATGCAGTCGCGCACAAAAGCGACACTTTCAAACCCTTTAGCTTTTCGCGCCACCCTCTGGGCGCAAACGACATCTTAATCGAGATTTTGTTTGCCGGAATCTGCCACAGCGACATTCACAGCGCACGCGAAGAGTGGCACAAGGGCATCTTCCCAATGGTCCCGGGGCACGAAATCGCCGGGCGCGTGGTCGCGGTGGGCAAAAATGTGAGCAAGTTCAAGGTCGGCGATTACGCGGGTGTGGGGTGTATGGTCAATAGTTGCGGTGAATGCGAGGCGTGCAAGAGAAGCCAAGAGCAGTTTTGCGAACGCGGACAATGCGTTTTCACCTATGACTGCCGCGATTACTTCCACGACAACGAGCCAACTTATGGCGGGTATTCAAACAACATCGTGGTGAGCGAAAAGTTTGCGGTGAATGTCCCCCAAGACGCGCCGCTTGAAAAGGTCGCACCGCTGCTTTGCGCGGGTATCACCACCTATTCGCCCATTCGTTTTAGTAATGTCAAAAAAGGCGATAAGGTCGCTGTGGCTGGCTTTGGCGGGCTTGGCGTAATGGCGCTCAAATATGCGCTCAAAATGGGCGCAGAAGTCAGCGTGTTTGCGCGCAACAAAAACAAAGAAAAAGAAGCCCTAGAGCTTGGCGCAAAGGCACTCTACACCGACACAAAGTCGTGCAAAGAGCGGTTTGACTTTATCATCTCCACGATTCCCACCGCGTATGATGTGAATGCGTATCTCGAGCTGCTCAAATTCGGCGGAGAAATGGCGATTGTGGGCTTGCCACCGGCAAATGAGAATCTTGCAATCGACTTGACAAGGCTTGTTTTTGCGGCGGGTAAAAAGGTCTATGGTTCTCTGATTGGCGGGATTAAAGAAACTCAAGAAATGCTCGACTTTTCGCTCCAACACAAGATTTATCCCGAAACAGAGGTGATTTCTATCACACAAATCAATGAAGCGTATGAAAACCTCACGAGCGGCAAAGCAAAATTCCGCTATGTGATTGATATGAAGAGCCTTAAAGATTAGGCTCGAAACTTCTTAAGCACGCAATTAACTTGGCGCACATTACAGAAATCTAAGATTCTCCTAAAATGTGCGCAAAATTTCATTTTTTTAATAAAAAAAGGAAGACCCTCGTCGTTTCGAAGAAATTGTTTTTCAATCAATTATTATTTCAAGCATCTTTTAGAATCTCTGTATGATAAACTTCAAAAAAACACCCATTCACCTTTCCACTCATAAGAAAGGCATCATTTCTTTATCCACATATGCCT
The Helicobacter sp. MIT 05-5293 genome window above contains:
- a CDS encoding DUF2972 domain-containing protein, coding for HNKKIESHNPNKNTLSHTPIHHLILSYENIPAELAWEMNVPLPQCDMVKFESHGTGSVFKPFLEKLGIKVTQHLDENYCAKSAYCSFFNDLNQGARILAMRDYLSVIDDNAKKLYALIPSPQIICLNQVRDPISMLRHYMSIRRLGKAPRRFNLTFDKDFILTQLVEYSSAKNHIGSSYYPNLSATEDWLECRYICFHDTQLFRELVNINEKKVSFMDMSEIVGEKTLQTMANFAQLFNVPAPQASDKEFFLTRSHDFGCLLPLTLYVHQQDLEKFNTNDTDSLTKQGGITIHILKKFHLENKRDISAEILGNLAHDMVRIAIDKNDEARLKQNIPLYQRTKEYLQDFIPSLIEQDAKEKAKKLTEEDVLEHFKKDAQLRAKCKNIFDKHLELIKSHRPDIVASWKYYQEFEKLSITKPLDKD
- a CDS encoding NAD(P)-dependent alcohol dehydrogenase — protein: MLLKDNLTQAQNGERITAKGYAVAHKSDTFKPFSFSRHPLGANDILIEILFAGICHSDIHSAREEWHKGIFPMVPGHEIAGRVVAVGKNVSKFKVGDYAGVGCMVNSCGECEACKRSQEQFCERGQCVFTYDCRDYFHDNEPTYGGYSNNIVVSEKFAVNVPQDAPLEKVAPLLCAGITTYSPIRFSNVKKGDKVAVAGFGGLGVMALKYALKMGAEVSVFARNKNKEKEALELGAKALYTDTKSCKERFDFIISTIPTAYDVNAYLELLKFGGEMAIVGLPPANENLAIDLTRLVFAAGKKVYGSLIGGIKETQEMLDFSLQHKIYPETEVISITQINEAYENLTSGKAKFRYVIDMKSLKD